The following proteins are encoded in a genomic region of Glycine soja cultivar W05 chromosome 17, ASM419377v2, whole genome shotgun sequence:
- the LOC114392706 gene encoding probable disease resistance protein At5g66900 isoform X1 — MNRERTRKVELFMEETAQQVKRPFDVPEEPEFIVGLDAPLSELKMELLKEGVSIIVLTGLGGSGKTTLVTKLCWDELVIGKFKGNILFVTISKTPKLKIIIERLFEYYGCQVPAFQSDEDAVNHLGILLRKIDVSPMLLVLDDVWPGSEGFIEKVKVQISDYKILVTSRVAFPRFGTPFILKNLVHEDAMTLFRHHALLEKNSSNIPEEVVQKIVRHCKGLNLPLVIKVIGRSLSNRPYELWQKMVEQLSQGHSILDSNTELLTSFQKILDVLEDNPTIKECFMDLALFPEDQRIPVAALVDMWVELYGLDNDGIETVAIVNKLASMNLVNVLVTRKNTSDTDSYYYNNHFIILHDILRDFGIHQSNQEQVEQRKRLMIDITENKPEWWPREKQIPAQTLSISTDETCTSYSSHLQPAQAEVLILNLQTNQCTFPKLLKEMRKLKVLIVMHYGFHPSKMNNLELFGSLSHLKRIRFERIWVPPFVTLKNLKKLSLYLCNTRQAFGNRNMLISYAFPNLVDLNVDYCKDLVELPKGLCDITTLKMLSITNCHKLSALPQEIGNLDNLKLRRLSSCTDLEEIPNSIGKLSNLRHMDISNCINLPNLPENFGNLCNLRNLYMTSCARCELPPSIVNLKNLKEVVCDEETTVSWEAFKDMLPNLKIYVPQIDVNLNWLHEIHS; from the exons ATGAATAGAGAAAGGACTCGAAAAGTTGAGTTATTCATGGAAGAGACGGCACAACAAGTAAAACGTCCTTTTGATGTTCCTGAAGAACCAGAATTCATTGTTGGGTTGGATGCACCATTGAGTGAGTTGAAAATGGAACTTCTTAAAGAAGGCGTGTCCATCATTGTGCTGACTGGTTTAGGTGGATCGGGAAAAACCACTTTGGTTACAAAGCTTTGTTGGGATGAACTAGTCATAG GTAAATTCAagggaaatattttatttgtcacCATCTCAAAAACGCCTAAGCTGAAGATTATCATCGAAAGACTATTTGAATATTATGGGTGTCAAGTGCCTGCGTTTCAAAGCGATGAAGATGCAGTTAATCATTTGGGAattttgctgaggaaaattgatgTAAGTCCAATGTTGTTGGTCTTGGATGATGTTTGGCCTGGCTCAGAAGGCTTCATTGAGAAAGTCAAAGTTCAGATATCAGATTATAAAATTTTGGTGACTTCAAGGGTAGCATTTCCTAGATTTGGCACTccatttatcttaaaaaatcttgttcatgaaGATGCAATGACCCTTTTTCGTCACCATGCACTCTTAGAAAAAAACAGCTCAAATATTCCTGAAGAAGTTGTCCAAAAG ATTGTTAGACATTGTAAGGGTTTAAATTTACCGCTTGTCATAAAAGTGATTGGTAGATCACTAAGTAATCGACCATACGAGTTGTGGCAAAAGATGGTGGAGCAATTGTCACAAGGTCATTCTATACTTGATTCTAACACTGAATTACTTACTTCCTTCCAAAAGATCTTAGATGTCTTGGAAGATAATCCCACCATCAAAGAGTGCTTCATGGACTTAGCTTTATTTCCTGAAGACCAAAGAATTCCTGTTGCTGCTCTTGTTGATATGTGGGTTGAGTTGTATGGACTAGATAATGACGGCATAGAAACAGTGGCCATTGTCAACAAATTAGCTTCCATGAATCTGGTTAATGTCTTAGTAACAAG GAAAAATACCAGTGACACAGACAGTTACTACTACAATAACCATTTCATCATCCTTCATGATATCCTAAGAGACTTCGGAATTCATCAAAGCAACCAGGAACAAGTTGAACAGAGAAAAAGACTGATGATTGACATAACAGAAAATAAACCTGAATGGTGGCCTAGAGAAAAACAGATCCCTGCACAGACATTGTCTATATCAACTG ATGAAACTTGCACATCATATTCGTCCCACCTGCAACCTGCTCAAGCTGAGGTTCTGATTTTAAACCTTCAAACTAATCAGTGCACCTTTCCAAAGTTACTGAAAGAAATGAGGAAACTAAAAGTTCTGATAGTCATGCATTATGGTTTCCATCCTTCTAAAATGAACAATTTAGAGTTGTTTGGCTCATTATCCCACCTTAAAAGAATCAGATTCGAGCGGATTTGGGTTCCTCCCTTTGTCACATTGAAGAATCTTAAAAAGTTATCCCTCTACTTGTGTAATACAAGACAGGCTTTTGGAAACAGAAACATGCTAATTTCATATGCTTTTCCAAATCTAGTAGATTTGAATGTTGACTATTGCAAAGATTTGGTAGAATTGCCTAAGGGGCTATGTGATATCACCACCTTGAAGATGCTCAGTATTACCAATTGCCATAAGCTCTCTGCATTACCTCAAGAAATTGGAAACTTGGACAATTTGAAACTTCGAAGGCTAAGTTCTTGTACTGATTTGGAAGAGATACCAAATTCTATTGGAAAACTTTCAAATCTAAGACATATGGACATCTCAAACTGCATTAACCTTCCAAATTTACCAGAGAACTTTGGTAATCTTTGCAATCTAAGAAATCTGTACATGACAAGTTGTGCAAGGTGTGAATTGCCACCCTCGATTGTCAATCTAAAGAATTTAAAGGAGGTGGTATGTGATGAAGAGACGACTGTTTCGTGGGAAGCTTTCAAAGATATGCTTCCTAATCTGAAGATATATGTTCCTCAAATTGATGTCAACTTGAATTGGCTTCATGAAATTCACTCCTAA
- the LOC114392706 gene encoding probable disease resistance protein At5g66900 isoform X2, translating to MEETAQQVKRPFDVPEEPEFIVGLDAPLSELKMELLKEGVSIIVLTGLGGSGKTTLVTKLCWDELVIGKFKGNILFVTISKTPKLKIIIERLFEYYGCQVPAFQSDEDAVNHLGILLRKIDVSPMLLVLDDVWPGSEGFIEKVKVQISDYKILVTSRVAFPRFGTPFILKNLVHEDAMTLFRHHALLEKNSSNIPEEVVQKIVRHCKGLNLPLVIKVIGRSLSNRPYELWQKMVEQLSQGHSILDSNTELLTSFQKILDVLEDNPTIKECFMDLALFPEDQRIPVAALVDMWVELYGLDNDGIETVAIVNKLASMNLVNVLVTRKNTSDTDSYYYNNHFIILHDILRDFGIHQSNQEQVEQRKRLMIDITENKPEWWPREKQIPAQTLSISTDETCTSYSSHLQPAQAEVLILNLQTNQCTFPKLLKEMRKLKVLIVMHYGFHPSKMNNLELFGSLSHLKRIRFERIWVPPFVTLKNLKKLSLYLCNTRQAFGNRNMLISYAFPNLVDLNVDYCKDLVELPKGLCDITTLKMLSITNCHKLSALPQEIGNLDNLKLRRLSSCTDLEEIPNSIGKLSNLRHMDISNCINLPNLPENFGNLCNLRNLYMTSCARCELPPSIVNLKNLKEVVCDEETTVSWEAFKDMLPNLKIYVPQIDVNLNWLHEIHS from the exons ATGGAAGAGACGGCACAACAAGTAAAACGTCCTTTTGATGTTCCTGAAGAACCAGAATTCATTGTTGGGTTGGATGCACCATTGAGTGAGTTGAAAATGGAACTTCTTAAAGAAGGCGTGTCCATCATTGTGCTGACTGGTTTAGGTGGATCGGGAAAAACCACTTTGGTTACAAAGCTTTGTTGGGATGAACTAGTCATAG GTAAATTCAagggaaatattttatttgtcacCATCTCAAAAACGCCTAAGCTGAAGATTATCATCGAAAGACTATTTGAATATTATGGGTGTCAAGTGCCTGCGTTTCAAAGCGATGAAGATGCAGTTAATCATTTGGGAattttgctgaggaaaattgatgTAAGTCCAATGTTGTTGGTCTTGGATGATGTTTGGCCTGGCTCAGAAGGCTTCATTGAGAAAGTCAAAGTTCAGATATCAGATTATAAAATTTTGGTGACTTCAAGGGTAGCATTTCCTAGATTTGGCACTccatttatcttaaaaaatcttgttcatgaaGATGCAATGACCCTTTTTCGTCACCATGCACTCTTAGAAAAAAACAGCTCAAATATTCCTGAAGAAGTTGTCCAAAAG ATTGTTAGACATTGTAAGGGTTTAAATTTACCGCTTGTCATAAAAGTGATTGGTAGATCACTAAGTAATCGACCATACGAGTTGTGGCAAAAGATGGTGGAGCAATTGTCACAAGGTCATTCTATACTTGATTCTAACACTGAATTACTTACTTCCTTCCAAAAGATCTTAGATGTCTTGGAAGATAATCCCACCATCAAAGAGTGCTTCATGGACTTAGCTTTATTTCCTGAAGACCAAAGAATTCCTGTTGCTGCTCTTGTTGATATGTGGGTTGAGTTGTATGGACTAGATAATGACGGCATAGAAACAGTGGCCATTGTCAACAAATTAGCTTCCATGAATCTGGTTAATGTCTTAGTAACAAG GAAAAATACCAGTGACACAGACAGTTACTACTACAATAACCATTTCATCATCCTTCATGATATCCTAAGAGACTTCGGAATTCATCAAAGCAACCAGGAACAAGTTGAACAGAGAAAAAGACTGATGATTGACATAACAGAAAATAAACCTGAATGGTGGCCTAGAGAAAAACAGATCCCTGCACAGACATTGTCTATATCAACTG ATGAAACTTGCACATCATATTCGTCCCACCTGCAACCTGCTCAAGCTGAGGTTCTGATTTTAAACCTTCAAACTAATCAGTGCACCTTTCCAAAGTTACTGAAAGAAATGAGGAAACTAAAAGTTCTGATAGTCATGCATTATGGTTTCCATCCTTCTAAAATGAACAATTTAGAGTTGTTTGGCTCATTATCCCACCTTAAAAGAATCAGATTCGAGCGGATTTGGGTTCCTCCCTTTGTCACATTGAAGAATCTTAAAAAGTTATCCCTCTACTTGTGTAATACAAGACAGGCTTTTGGAAACAGAAACATGCTAATTTCATATGCTTTTCCAAATCTAGTAGATTTGAATGTTGACTATTGCAAAGATTTGGTAGAATTGCCTAAGGGGCTATGTGATATCACCACCTTGAAGATGCTCAGTATTACCAATTGCCATAAGCTCTCTGCATTACCTCAAGAAATTGGAAACTTGGACAATTTGAAACTTCGAAGGCTAAGTTCTTGTACTGATTTGGAAGAGATACCAAATTCTATTGGAAAACTTTCAAATCTAAGACATATGGACATCTCAAACTGCATTAACCTTCCAAATTTACCAGAGAACTTTGGTAATCTTTGCAATCTAAGAAATCTGTACATGACAAGTTGTGCAAGGTGTGAATTGCCACCCTCGATTGTCAATCTAAAGAATTTAAAGGAGGTGGTATGTGATGAAGAGACGACTGTTTCGTGGGAAGCTTTCAAAGATATGCTTCCTAATCTGAAGATATATGTTCCTCAAATTGATGTCAACTTGAATTGGCTTCATGAAATTCACTCCTAA